One stretch of Clavibacter michiganensis DNA includes these proteins:
- the argB gene encoding acetylglutamate kinase — MTAITQDAAERDQAQAESKAATLIESLSWLQRFHDRIVVVKFGGNAMVDEELTRTFAEDVVYLRYAGLRPVVVHGGGPQISAMLTRLGIESEFRGGYRVTTPEVLEVVRMVLTGQVSRDVVRGINAHGPLAAAVSGEDAGLFTGRRRGAVVDGVEVDLGLVGDVVSVDPTAVLAQLDAGRIPVVSSIAPDESDPAVSLNVNADAAAAALAVALGAEKLVILTDVAGLYRDWPDRGSLVSDIRADELRALLPSLESGMIPKMAACLEAVDGGVPKAAIIDGRIPHSMLLEIFTTNGIGTEVVPA, encoded by the coding sequence GTGACCGCCATCACGCAGGACGCCGCCGAGCGCGACCAGGCGCAGGCCGAGTCGAAGGCCGCGACGCTCATCGAGTCGCTGTCATGGCTGCAGCGCTTCCACGACCGCATCGTGGTCGTGAAGTTCGGCGGCAACGCCATGGTCGACGAGGAGCTCACGCGCACCTTCGCCGAGGACGTCGTCTACCTCCGCTACGCGGGGCTGCGTCCGGTCGTCGTGCACGGCGGCGGTCCGCAGATCAGCGCGATGCTCACGCGCCTCGGCATCGAGAGCGAGTTCCGCGGGGGATACCGCGTCACCACGCCCGAGGTCCTCGAGGTCGTGCGCATGGTGCTCACCGGCCAGGTCAGCCGGGACGTCGTGCGCGGCATCAACGCGCACGGCCCACTCGCGGCAGCCGTCTCGGGCGAGGACGCGGGGCTCTTCACGGGCCGCCGTCGTGGCGCCGTGGTCGACGGCGTCGAGGTCGACCTCGGCCTCGTGGGCGACGTCGTGTCCGTGGATCCCACGGCCGTGCTCGCGCAGCTCGACGCCGGCCGCATCCCGGTCGTCTCCTCCATCGCGCCCGACGAGTCCGACCCCGCCGTCTCGCTCAACGTCAACGCGGACGCCGCGGCGGCCGCGCTCGCCGTGGCCCTCGGCGCCGAGAAGCTCGTCATCCTCACCGACGTCGCCGGTCTCTACCGGGACTGGCCCGACCGCGGATCGCTCGTCTCGGACATCCGCGCCGACGAGCTGCGCGCCCTGCTGCCATCCCTCGAGTCGGGCATGATCCCCAAGATGGCGGCGTGCCTCGAGGCCGTCGACGGGGGAGTGCCCAAGGCCGCGATCATCGACGGCCGCATCCCGCACTCGATGCTCCTCGAGATCTTCACCACGAACGGAATCGGAACGGAGGTCGTGCCCGCATGA
- the argJ gene encoding bifunctional glutamate N-acetyltransferase/amino-acid acetyltransferase ArgJ, with product MSVTAARGFVAGGVAAGLKSTGALDVALVRNTGPSQAAAAVFTSNRCQANPILWSRQVIGDGRVSAVVLNSGGANCYTGSRGFQVTHATAEAVGRALDVSSGDVLVCSTGLIGEQLPLEKLEDGVARVAVALADGGGDDAARAIMTTDTKPKQSVRSSDDGWTVGGMAKGAGMLAPGLATMLVVITTDADLDSTALDAALRESTRVTFDRLDSDGCMSTNDQVTLLASGASGVVPDADAFQAALTAVCADLAEQLQADAEGASHDIAIEVVHAASDDDAVEVGRAVARSNLFKAAVFGNDPNWGRVLAAVGTTGAAFDPYGIDVAINGVQVCRAGEPHEIRDLVDLHPRAVHVLIDLHAGDATATILTNDLTHDYVHENSAYAS from the coding sequence CGTCGCCCTCGTCCGCAACACCGGCCCGTCGCAGGCGGCCGCCGCGGTCTTCACCAGCAACCGCTGCCAGGCGAACCCCATCCTCTGGTCGCGCCAGGTCATCGGCGACGGCCGGGTGAGCGCCGTCGTCCTCAACTCCGGCGGGGCGAACTGCTACACGGGATCCCGCGGCTTCCAGGTCACGCACGCCACCGCCGAGGCGGTCGGCCGCGCGCTCGACGTCTCGAGCGGCGACGTGCTCGTCTGCAGCACCGGCCTCATCGGCGAGCAGCTCCCGCTCGAGAAGCTCGAGGACGGGGTCGCCCGCGTCGCCGTAGCGCTCGCCGACGGCGGGGGTGACGACGCGGCCCGCGCCATCATGACCACCGACACGAAGCCGAAGCAGTCGGTGCGATCCTCCGACGACGGCTGGACGGTGGGCGGCATGGCCAAGGGCGCGGGCATGCTCGCGCCGGGGCTCGCGACGATGCTCGTGGTGATCACCACCGACGCCGACCTCGACAGCACCGCGCTCGATGCCGCGCTCCGCGAGTCCACGCGCGTCACGTTCGACCGCCTGGACTCCGACGGCTGCATGTCGACCAACGACCAGGTCACGCTCCTCGCGAGCGGCGCATCCGGCGTCGTGCCGGACGCGGACGCGTTCCAGGCCGCGCTCACCGCGGTGTGCGCCGACCTCGCCGAGCAGCTGCAGGCCGACGCCGAAGGCGCCTCGCACGACATCGCCATCGAGGTCGTCCACGCGGCGTCCGACGACGACGCCGTCGAGGTCGGTCGCGCGGTCGCCCGCAGCAACCTCTTCAAGGCCGCCGTCTTCGGCAACGACCCCAACTGGGGCCGCGTGCTCGCGGCCGTCGGCACGACCGGCGCCGCCTTCGACCCCTACGGCATCGACGTCGCCATCAACGGCGTCCAGGTGTGCCGGGCGGGGGAGCCGCACGAGATTCGCGATCTGGTCGACCTCCACCCGCGCGCCGTGCACGTCCTCATCGACCTGCACGCGGGCGACGCGACCGCGACCATCCTCACCAACGACCTCACGCACGACTACGTGCACGAGAACAGCGCGTACGCCAGCTGA